The proteins below come from a single Mycobacterium parmense genomic window:
- a CDS encoding phage major capsid protein, which translates to MSNRLQAQYDRLAALRTDLRGKRDAVVARAEREGRKDLTEAETRSFTDLTDRLKDVGARCGDAAEELRRAIGDGDDLTARVRQATAGVTAGASAVMGGRIAPITFDETELQRAWSALSAHQSYRIESRAYGTIDSLLPPELYPNIVGPVYENRLLSRLPVTPCDAPFVRYIRHYGTTGAAAIVGEGQPKPELVPQTDEVTIEMAKLAAHVGTSWESVRDWPSWQEYLTQDLAREIYSAENAQLLTGSGTGSNITGFTSVSGILTHQAGTGTTPLSPLDDIELSIATMRTGAVLAEPDIFVVHPTTWSAIRRSKDRYGRYQVAPDPTANEAKSVWGVPALVTTQFPAGEGLLIDSSRLAACIGGKA; encoded by the coding sequence ATGTCTAACCGTCTGCAGGCCCAGTACGACCGCCTGGCCGCGCTGCGCACCGACCTACGCGGCAAGCGCGACGCCGTCGTGGCCCGCGCTGAACGCGAAGGCCGCAAGGACCTGACCGAGGCCGAGACCCGGTCCTTCACCGATCTGACCGACCGCCTGAAGGATGTCGGGGCCCGCTGCGGGGACGCGGCCGAAGAGTTGCGGCGCGCGATTGGCGACGGCGACGACCTGACCGCGCGGGTGCGGCAGGCCACTGCCGGTGTCACCGCTGGCGCTAGTGCGGTGATGGGCGGTCGTATCGCTCCGATCACCTTCGACGAGACCGAGCTGCAGCGCGCGTGGTCCGCACTGTCGGCGCACCAGTCCTATCGGATCGAATCGCGGGCATACGGCACCATCGACAGCCTGTTGCCGCCCGAGTTGTACCCGAACATCGTTGGCCCTGTCTACGAGAACCGCTTGCTCTCAAGGCTGCCGGTCACCCCGTGCGACGCGCCGTTCGTTCGCTACATTCGGCACTACGGAACGACCGGCGCTGCCGCGATCGTCGGCGAGGGGCAACCCAAGCCGGAACTGGTCCCCCAGACCGACGAAGTCACCATCGAGATGGCCAAGTTGGCCGCCCACGTCGGCACATCATGGGAATCCGTTCGAGATTGGCCATCGTGGCAGGAGTACCTGACTCAGGACCTTGCCCGCGAGATCTACAGCGCGGAGAACGCCCAGCTACTCACCGGCAGCGGCACCGGCAGCAACATCACCGGCTTCACCAGCGTCTCAGGCATTTTGACGCACCAGGCCGGTACTGGGACGACGCCGCTGTCGCCGCTCGACGACATCGAGTTAAGTATCGCGACGATGCGGACCGGCGCTGTCCTGGCCGAGCCGGACATCTTCGTGGTCCACCCGACCACATGGAGCGCGATCAGAAGGTCGAAGGACCGTTACGGCAGGTACCAGGTCGCACCAGATCCGACGGCCAACGAGGCGAAGTCGGTGTGGGGCGTTCCGGCGCTCGTCACGACGCAGTTCCCCGCGGGTGAGGGCCTGCTGATCGACAGCTCGCGATTGGCCGCGTGCATTGGCGGGAAGGCCTGA